In Acidianus brierleyi, one genomic interval encodes:
- a CDS encoding DsrE family protein: protein MSITAATHLSEMPEAELVEVVYLNGGIAAVTERNRIAPILKNEKVKVVACGTSMEARNITKEELAPGVVYVPASLKEIIKRIQEGYIYLVL, encoded by the coding sequence ATGTCTATAACTGCAGCAACACACCTTTCTGAAATGCCTGAAGCAGAATTAGTAGAAGTAGTTTATTTAAATGGAGGAATTGCAGCAGTAACTGAAAGAAACAGAATAGCTCCTATTTTAAAGAACGAGAAAGTAAAAGTAGTAGCTTGCGGAACTTCAATGGAAGCAAGAAACATAACAAAAGAAGAACTAGCACCAGGCGTTGTTTACGTTCCGGCTAGTTTAAAAGAAATAATAAAGAGAATTCAAGAAGGATACATATATTTAGTTTTATAA